Proteins found in one Triticum urartu cultivar G1812 chromosome 4, Tu2.1, whole genome shotgun sequence genomic segment:
- the LOC125552876 gene encoding MDIS1-interacting receptor like kinase 1-like, translated as MAASATGLSSTARFFFSLSFSLSLLCCVAVSNAAGDEAAALLAIRASLVDPLGELRGWGSAPHCGWKGVSCGARGAVTGLNLAGMNLSGTITDDVLGLTALTSIVLQSNAFVGDLPVALVSIPTLREFDVSDNGFTGRFPAGLGACASLTNFNASGNNFVGPLPADIGNATELETLDVRGGFFSGTIPKSYGKLQKLKFLGLSGNNLNGALPVELFELTALEQIIIGYNEFTGPIPAAIGKLKNLQYLDMAIGGLEGPIPPELGRLQELDTVFLYKNNIGGKIPKELGHLSSLVMLDLSDNALTGAIPPELAQLTNLQLLNLMCNRLKGGVPAGVGELPKLEVLELWNNSLTGPLPPSLGAAQPLQWLDVSTNALSGPVPAGLCDSGNLTKLILFNNVFTGPIPASLTKCSSLVRVRAHNNRLNGTVPAGLGRLPHLQRLELAGNELSGEIPEDLALSTSLSFIDLSHNQLRSALPSNILSIPTLQTFAAADNELIGGVPDELGDCRSLSALDLSSNRLSGAIPTSLASCQRLVSLSLRGNRFTGQIPGAVAMMPTLSILDLSNNFLSGEIPSNFGSSPALEMLSVAYNNLTGPVPATGLLRTINPDDLAGNPGLCGGVLPACSANALRASSSEASGLRRSHVKHIAAGWAIGISIALLACGVVFLGKLLYQRWYVHGCCDDNVDEDGSGSWPWRLTAFQRLSFTSAEVLACIKEDNIVGMGGMGVVYRAEMPRHHAVVAVKKLWRAAGCPDQEGTVDVESAAGGEFAAEVKLLGRLRHRNVVRMLGYVSNDVDTMVLYEYMVNGSLWEALHGRGKGKQLVDWVSRYNVAAGVAAGLAYLHHDCRPAVIHRDVKSSNVLLDPNMEAKIADFGLARVMARPNETVSVVAGSYGYIAPEYGYTLKVDQKSDIYSFGVVLMELLTGRRPIEPEYGESNIDIVGWIRERLRTNTGVEELLDAGVGGRVDHVREEMLLVLRIAVLCTAKSPKDRPTMRDVVTMLAEAKPRRKSSSATVVATVVDKDKPVFSTSPDSGYL; from the coding sequence ATGGCGGCGAGTGCTACTGGGCTGAGTAGCACTGCGCGGTTCTTCTTCTCCCTGTCCTTCTCCTTGTCGCTCCTGTGCTGCGTCGCGGTGTCCAAtgccgccggcgacgaggccgcGGCGCTGCTGGCCATCAGGGCCTCGCTCGTGGACCCGCTGGGGGAGCTCCGCGGGTGGGGCTCTGCGCCGCATTGCGGCTGGAAGGGCGTGAGCTGCGGCGCCCGGGGCGCGGTCACCGGCCTCAACCTCGCCGGCATGAACCTGAGCGGCACCATCACAGACGACGTCCTCGGCCTCACCGCCCTCACCTCGATCGTCCTTCAGAGCAACGCGTTCGTCGGCGACCTGCCCGTGGCGCTGGTGTCAATCCCGACGCTCCGGGAGTTCGACGTCAGTGACAACGGCTTCACCGGCCGGTTCCCTGCTGGCCTCGGCGCGTGTGCCTCACTGACTAACTTCAATGCGTCGGGCAATAACTTCGTCGGCCCGCTCCCGGCCGACATCGGCAATGCCACCGAGCTCGAGACGCTCGACGTCAGGGGCGGCTTCTTCTCCGGCACGATCCCCAAGAGCTACGGCAAGCTCCAGAAGCTCAAGTTCTTGGGGCTCTCGGGCAACAACCTCAACGGCGCTCTCCCGGTTGAGCTATTCGAGCTCACGGCATTGGAGCAGATCATCATCGGCTACAACGAGTTCACCGGCCCGATCCCGGCAGCCATTGGCAAGCTCAAGAACCTCCAGTACCTTGACATGGCGATCGGCGGCCTGGAAGGCCCCATCCCGCCTGAGCTCGGCCGGCTGCAGGAGCTCGACACGGTGTTCCTTTACAAGAACAACATCGGCGGCAAGATACCCAAGGAGCTTGGCCACCTGTCGTCCCTCGTCATGCTCGACCTCTCCGACAACGCGCTCACCGGCGCGATCCCGCCAGAGCTGGCGCAGCTCACCAACCTGCAGCTGCTCAACCTCATGTGCAACCGGCTCAAGGGCGGCGTCCCGGCGGGCGTCGGCGAGCTCCCCAAGCTGGAGGTGCTGGAGCTGTGGAACAACTCCCTCACCGGCCCTCTGCCGCCGTCGCTCGGTGCCGCGCAGCCTCTGCAGTGGCTGGACGTCTCGACAAACGCGCTATCCGGGCCGGTGCCTGCCGGCCTCTGCGACAGCGGCAACCTGACCAAGCTGATATTGTTCAACAATGTCTTCACGGGCCCGATCCCGGCGAGCCTCACCAAGTGCTCGTCGCTGGTCCGTGTGCGCGCGCACAACAATCGGCTTAACGGCACAGTGCCGGCAGGGCTCGGGCGGCTGCCGCATCTGCAGCGCCTGGAGCTCGCGGGCAACGAGCTCTCCGGCGAGATCCCAGAAGACCTGGCGCTCTCGACGTCGCTCTCCTTCATCGACCTCTCGCACAACCAGCTGCGGTCGGCGCTGCCATCGAACATTCTCTCCATCCCGACGCTGCAGACGTTCGCCGCCGCGGACAACGAGCTGATCGGGGGTGTGCCTGATGAGCTCGGCGATTGCCGGTCACTCTCCGCCCTCGACCTATCGAGCAACCGGCTTTCCGGCGCGATACCCACCAGCCTCGCGTCGTGCCAGCGGCTCGTATCGCTGAGCCTTCGAGGCAACCGCTTCACCGGCCAAATCCCCGGGGCAGTCGCCATGATGCCGACATTGTCCATCCTCGATCTCTCCAACAACTTCCTCTCCGGCGAGATACCGAGCAACTTCGGCAGCTCGCCGGCGCTCGAGATGCTCAGCGTGGCGTACAACAACCTCACCGGTCCCGTGCCGGCAACGGGGCTGCTGAGGACAATTAACCCTGACGACCTTGCCGGGAACCCGGGCCTCTGCGGCGGCGTCCTGCCAGCGTGCTCAGCCAACGCTCTGCGAGCTTCGTCGTCGGAAGCCTCGGGCCTCCGGCGTTCGCACGTAAAGCACATTGCCGCCGGGTGGGCGATCGGCATCTCGATCGCGCTCCTGGCATGTGGTGTTGTCTTCCTTGGAAAGCTGCTGTACCAGCGATGGTACGTCCATGGATGCTGCGACGATAACGTGGACGAAGACGGGAGCGGCTCGTGGCCGTGGCGACTCACGGCATTCCAGCGGCTGAGCTTCACCAGCGCAGAGGTACTCGCCTGCATCAAGGAGGACAACATCGTCGGCATGGGCGGCATGGGGGTGGTGTACCGCGCCGAGATGCCGCGCCACCACGCCGTGGTCGCTGTGAAGAAGCTGTGGCGCGCGGCGGGATGCCCCGATCAGGAGGGCACGGTGGACGTGGAGTCGGCGGCCGGAGGCGAGTTTGCCGCGGAGGTAAAGCTCCTCGGCCGGCTCCGACACCGGAACGTGGTGCGCATGCTGGGGTACGTGAGCAACGACGTCGACACGATGGTGCTGTACGAGTACATGGTGAACGGCAGCCTGTGGGAGGCGCTGCACGGGCGAGGGAAGGGGAAGCAGCTGGTGGACTGGGTGTCCCGGTACAACGTGGCGGCGGGCGTTGCCGCCGGGCTCGCCTACCTGCACCACGACTGCCGGCCGGCGGTGATCCACCGCGACGTCAAGTCCAGCAACGTGCTCCTGGACCCCAACATggaggccaagatcgccgacttcgGGCTGGCCCGCGTCATGGCGCGGCCCAACGAGACCGTCTCCGTCGTCGCCGGCTCCTACGGCTACATCGCGCCGGAGTACGGGTACACGCTGAAGGTGGACCAGAAGAGCGACATCTACAGCTTCGGAGTGGTGCTCATGGAGCTGCTGACGGGGCGGCGGCCCATCGAGCCGGAGTACGGCGAGAGCAACATCGACATCGTCGGGTGGATCAGGGAGCGGCTGCGCACCAACACCGGCGTGGAGGAGCTGCTCGACGCCGGCGTCGGGGGGCGCGTCGACCACGTCCGGGAGGAGATGCTGCTGGTGCTGCGGATCGCGGTGCTGTGCACGGCCAAGTCCCCCAAGGACAGGCCGACCATGCGCGACGTGGTGACCATGCTCGCGGAGGCCAAGCCGCGCCGGAAGAGCAGCAGCGCCACCGTGGTCGCCACCGTCGTCGACAAGGACAAGCCGGTGTTTAGCACGTCGCCGGACTCCGGTTACCTGTAG